A window of the Paralichthys olivaceus isolate ysfri-2021 chromosome 5, ASM2471397v2, whole genome shotgun sequence genome harbors these coding sequences:
- the tbc1d10b gene encoding TBC1 domain family member 10B, translating to MAELSTLSPSALSEPHAAPSIPPSSASSIPVPNNSALEAKPKSSLYNDKALTGNTSTSLSMSSPETPHPPLNPLKTTDEIPLPSLVPEVLRKEESTGRIVETGVHNIKLESMSSDQVAAEIMNTVTEAPTLLGQPSAQIEEQQPSPSPDFNPSPNLYPNVHVTHAPHPVLDVGHFSADQPQTTADSNPTPALPASTNTASATAEEENPQPIQQIQNPQSQPPPLSTKPDDPKEAGEAEQPSTPTRGEHPSPTVPLIHEPACALPLYNPNPRPAPDTLSYLESASLMSGTLESLSGLGEDGSSVGSDSEINGLTVRRTDKYGFLGGNQYSEGSEKDVRVEVARQREMKWIDMFNNWDKWIKHRFQKVKLRCRKGIPSSLRAKAWQLLSNSQELLEANRGKFEELEREQGEAKWLDIIEKDLHRQFPFHEMFAARGGHGQQDLYRILKAYTIYRPDEGYCQAQAPVAAVLLMHMPAEQAFWCLVQICEKYLPGYYSAGLEAIQLDGEIFFSLLRRTCPMAYRHLKKFKIDPILYMTEWFMCIFSRTLPWACVLRVWDMFFCEGVKIVFRVGLVLLKQMLGSVDKLRELQGMYETMERLRNISPESVREDIIVQEIVILPVTESLIERECSIQVRKWRESRGELTHQPGRRLHGTRAIFECKRRAASISSGGSFSFLGSSIPPPGPLRASSSLLSLPGFRKSRAPFHSQTKKGSFSGPSGMESLLPQSPPVVTSSPGHGPNHKPPIPPGAGQRAPPAHVQSPLVVSAAGPSRELAQPSEGSLAQGQPAASAPVQSTPPPPPTTLSPSPKIVSEQITPTIPSPTANNSPLPPCPETKKEAVPVADATTGEEEGKKKKKSKENNKKKEKEDEKKKMKEKKEKDKAEKERLRREKERLEKEKKKGGKKKDKGGGEAEDKNGAAAAKDSA from the exons ATGGCTGAACTCTCCACCTTATCCCCATCAGCGCTGAGCGAACCGCATGCAGCtccttccatccctccatcctctgcaTCCTCTATCCCTGTACCCAACAACTCTGCTCTGGAGGCTAAACCAAAGTCTTCCCTCTACAATGACAAAGCTCTGACTGGAAACACTTCTACATCACTGTCGATGAGTTCACCTGAGACTCCCCACCCACCCCTGAATCCTCTGAAAACCACTGACGAGATCCCCCTCCCATCATTGGTACCTGAGGTTCTTCGGAAAGAGGAATCAACAGGGAGAATTGTAGAAACTGGAGTTCATAACATTAAGCTGGAGTCAATGTCCAGTGACCAAgttgctgcagagatcatgaaTACTGTAACAGAGGCACCAACACTATTGGGTCAGCCATCAGCTCAGATTGAAGAGCAACAGCCATCCCCCTCTCCTGATTTTAATCCCAGCCCTAACCTTTATCCAAATGTGCATGTCACCCATGCCCCACATCCTGTCTTGGATGTTGGTCACTTTTCAGCAGACCAACCCCAAACCACTGCAGATTCCAATCCCACACCTGCTCTTCCAGCATCCACCAATACAGCATCAGCAACAGCCGAAGAGGAGAATCCTCAGCCAattcaacaaatacaaaacccCCAAAGTCAGCCTCCCCCTCTGTCCACAAAGCCTGACGACCCGAAGGAAGCGGGGGAAGCAGAGCAGCCTAGCACCCCAACCAGAGGCGAACACCCTAGCCCCACTGTCCCATTGATCCATGAACCAGCCTGTGCCCTCCCACTGTACAACCCCAACCCCCGCCCAGCCCCTGATACCCTCAGCTACCTGGAATCAGCTAGCCTTATGTCAGGGACGTTGGAGTCCCTGTCTGGATTGGGAGAGGATGGGAGCTCTGTTGGCTCAGACTCGGAGATCAACGGCCTCACTGTCAGGCGGACAGATAAATATGGCTTCCTGGGTGGTAATCAGTACAGTGAAGGCAG TGAAAAGGATGTCCGAGTTGAAGTTgccagacagagggagatgaaaTGGATTGATATGTTCAACAACTGGGATAAGTGGATAAAACATCGCTTCCAGAAG GTGAAGTTGCGCTGCAGGAAGGGCATTCCATCCTCTCTCAGAGCCAAAGCTTGGCAGCTGCTGTCCAATAGCCAGGAGCTCTTAGAAGCCAACAGAGGGAAATTTGAG GAGCTGGAAAGAGAGCAGGGTGAGGCTAAATGGTTGGACATTATAGAGAAGGATCTCCACAGACAGTTCCCCTTCCATGAAATGTTTGCTGCTCGGGGTGGCCATGG CCAACAGGACCTGTACCGCATCCTGAAAGCCTACACCATCTATCGGCCTGATGAGGGATATTGCCAGGCCCAAGCTCCTGTCGCTGCAGTCCTGCTCATGCACATGCCTGCTGAG CAAGCGTTTTGGTGCCTCGTACAGATATGTGAGAAATATCTCCCTGGCTACTACAGCGCGGGGCTG gaAGCGATCCAGCTGGATGGCGAGATCTTCTTCTCTTTACTACGACGCACATGTCCAATGGCGTACCGTCATCTCAAGAAGTTCAAGATCGACCCGATTCTCTACATGACCGAGTGGTTCATGTGCATCTTCTCACGCACTTTACCCTGGGCCTGTGTACTGCGTGTATGGGACATGTTCTTCTGTGAAG GAGTGAAAATAGTGTTTCGGGTGGGCTTGGTGCTTCTGAAACAAATGCTTGGCTCAGTGGATAAACTTCGAGAACTGCAGGGCATGTATGAAACAATGGAGCGCCTGAGAAACATTTCTCCTGAAAGTGTCAGAGAGGACATAATAGTACAGGAG ATTGTTATACTCCCAGTGACGGAGTCGCTCATTGAGAGGGAGTGCAGCATCCAGGTGAGGAAGTGGAGGGAGTCCAGGGGGGAGCTGACACACCAGCCGGGCCGCCGGCTCCATGGTACGAGAGCCATCTTTGAGTGCAAACGACGCGCTGCCTCCATCAGCTCAGGTGGCAGCTTCTCTTTCCTTGGAAGCTCGATCCCTCCACCAGGACCACTCAGGGCCTCATCCAGCCTCCTCTCACTCCCGGGCTTCCGCAAGTCTAGGGCTCCTTTCCACTCTCAAACCAAGAAGGGTTCCTTCTCAGGGCCCTCAGGAATGGAGAGCCTGCTGCCTCAGTCGCCACCTGTAGTAACATCAAGCCCTGGTCATGGCCCCAACCACAAACCCCCCATTCCCCCAGGAGCAGGTCAGAGGGCACCACCAGCCCACGTTCAGAGCCCCTTGGTTGTGAGTGCGGCTGGCCCATCACGTGAGCTTGCTCAGCCCTCAGAAGGCTCCTTAGCACAAGGCCAGCCTGCAGCTTCAGCCCCAGTACAGAgcacaccaccacctccacccaccACTCTATCCCCCTCCCCGAAGATCGTCTCGGAGCAAATTACTCCCACTATCCCTTCACCTACTGCAAACAACTCCCCTCTGCCTCCATGtccagagacaaaaaaagaagcGGTGCCAGTGGCTGACGCCACaactggagaggaggagggaaaaaagaagaagaaaagcaaagaaaacaacaagaaaaaggaaaaggaagatgaaaagaaaaaaatgaaggaaaagaaggaaaaggatAAGGCTGAAAAAGAGAGGCtcaggagggagaaggagaggctggaaaaagagaagaagaaaggggggaagaaaaaggacaaagggggaggagaggctgaaGACAAaaatggagctgcagcagcgaaAGATTCGGCCTAG
- the hsd3b7 gene encoding 3 beta-hydroxysteroid dehydrogenase type 7, with protein sequence MSDSQRPLVYLITGGCGFLGQHLLKILLEKEDELKEVRVFDKHIPSSFSVQSTERRKVVVIEGDITDYSSVLEASRGADIVIHMASLVDVWHRVPETLIYSVNVTGTGNVINACVECGIQCLIYTSSMEVIGPNVNGDPFIRGNEDTPYKVNHTMAYPKSKAKAEKMVLEANGTELKGGKFLHTCSLRPTGIYGEGHELIKDFYKQGAERGGLIIGGVPDKTEHGRVYAGNVAWMHVLAARALKERPQTVGGEAFFCYDDSPYLSYENFNMLFLSTFKFRRVRMPFLVIWFLATINDLLRWILSPVYNFTPLLNRYTLAVASTSFTVHTDKAQRYFQYRPLYDWGQCQANTQTWVDSFPLDHLKNS encoded by the exons ATGTCGGACTCTCAGCGGCCCCTCGTCTATCTCATCACCGGCGGATGCGGGTTCCTCGGCCAGCACCTGCTGAAGATTTTGCTGGAGAAGGAGGACGAACTGAAGGAGGTGCGGGTGTTTGACAAACACATACCTTCCAGTTTCAGCGTACAAAGCACAG AGCGGAGGAAGGTGGTGGTCATCGAGGGGGATATCACAGACTACAGCAGCGTGTTGGAGGCCTCGCGGGGAGCGGACATCGTCATCCACATGGCCAGCTTAGTGGATGTCTGGCACAGAGTCCCAGAAACTCTAATCTACTCGGTCAACGTGACAG GAACGGGGAATGTCATCAATGCCTGTGTGGAGTGTGGTATCCAGTGTCTGATCTACACCAGCAGTATGGAAGTTATTGGTCCCAACGTCAATGGAGACCCCTTTATCAG ggGCAATGAAGATACACCTTACAAAGTGAACCACACTATGGCCTACCCCAAGAGCAAGGCAAAGGCTGAGAAAATGGTGCTTGAAGCTAATGGCACAGAG CTGAAAGGTGGAAAGTTTTTACACACATGCTCCCTAAGGCCGACGGGGATCTATGGCGAAGGGCATGAGCTGATAAAGGACTTCTACAAACAGGGAGCTGAAAGGGGTGGCTTGATTATTGGGGGCGTCCCAGACAAAACTGAACACGGGCGAGTCTATGCAG GCAACGTGGCCTGGATGCATGTACTCGCAGCCCGAGCCCTGAAAGAGCGCCCGCAGACGGTCGGAGGTGAAGCTTTCTTCTGCTACGATGACTCACCCTACTTGAGCTACGAGAATTTCAACATGTTGTTCCTCTCCACGTTTAAGTTCCGAAGAGTCCGCATGCCATTCCTTGTGATCTGGTTCCTGGCCACGATTAACGACTTGCTCCGTTGGATACTGAGCCCTGTTTATAATTTCACACCGCTGCTGAACCGTTACACATTGGCCGTTGCTTCTACCTCTTTCACGGTGCACACAGACAAAGCCCAACGTTACTTCCAGTATCGCCCCCTTTATGACTGGGGTCAGTGTCAagccaacacacagacatgggtTGATTCATTCCCTCTGGATCACCTCAAAAACTCATAA
- the setd1a gene encoding histone-lysine N-methyltransferase SETD1A, with product MDPDSGAETQKAVSLQWKSYKLVQDPTIRRVTQKIYRYDGVHFSVPDSGFPPVGELRDPRPRRLWSRYTELSLPVPKFKLDEFYVGPIPLKEVTFARLNDNIKEPFLADMCAKFGEVEEMEILFHPKTRKHLGLARVLFTSTRGAKDTVKQLHNTSVMGNIIHAQLDIKGQQRQKYYDLIVNGSYTPQTVPLGGKALTERVQPQAPTQPQPQPDTSSETRRRLSSDLAVLAAGVQALTSGSVTPCSAETGFSDQRLDTPPSTMAGPFTPCSSASTQSGGGTPYSSRSGTPFSQDSGYAGARHTGFNTGTLGSGYPPQDMLPSSSSSSAVSSTVGGYKVSRYSEDAQEPSVYHRGRPMYPPTTSYRPNEPPCYPPYPNVGGPGQHMAHHSSMPPPPLATQYDQPAMSDRDRDRDSGGRYGAGGIGSRRSSYHHQQDTNSSSKYHTHHSHHHSERRDDRGYRRDSLGSRSGDHSHQRHRNHHHSHNHHGSSSRRRSSHDRDRDRDRDGDFSNSSDPRYNSNSYRSSSNSMSPPPSSYSAYSSKEPAPTNPQGLEVSTLQGCPSLADRGALPSVGADKDYHAGHHSALPPPPPPPPPLPPASVIAAAVAETLGTMDFSQDSPAREEQWTKPKRRPSTPPAPPKTPPPSSPPHPSITSSSASPSSTSLPHHLPPSSSSPQPPQRDSSSPEPDSTNESLPFAYHSSSLDSRIEMLLKEQKAKFSFLASDEEDEDDRKEDKQRGSRGDRGERRGGSGDLTGEHTGGNQMGDNGEKDHRRKGERDRDGNRGRKRGKGGEGRKSPTVLNANTPSSSTYSPHIPPPEEPQAQVGLAGPGALQVESSLAGFADKQSTTGAHTPPFNGQSQSSPNSSGEDMEISDEEEEESTITTVNTHQPSVTSGSSPSSSQAAMPSQTTDPSSSPPPISDSAQHFGTSMHPPMPSYPPHLPPPPPPGYSLQLPPPPGIPPLPHMELHPEYPPPMPHHMYDYASSMELMNQYSGGAPMSFQMQTHMLSRLHQLRMSSSNGTPCPGEAATADYTSYHLHSMPPHSHHPYIDQEDSGAGAHYDQDHRYMPPHMPYPYPDPHSTQIPPHPHHGIQPPHTSWPPHVLPTHYPSYMPPPGYGTMLPGDGDEYRAPGEEMPMLAENPHEATVQMVLATLIQEMKNIMQRDLNRKMVENVAFATFDEWWERKETKAKPFQTMVRGVSALRDDEKKEEKVNRPREPLTSLVDWAKSGGVEGFSLRGALRLPSFKVKRKEPQELEEGDMKRPRPSTPPDEDDEAADGRMPEADRHSAERDNKRRKAKPRNRKPWELDSEGEETSDGSSTEKEDEEGEESEKESDDDALSADSDDESLSSSSDGSSSSASSSSSEDEEEGERPESEGPDTMDESTIDSTTEKEDYRQNNAAAVPKAEVKTGEAKNSKADTTAPTKRPPSPPYPRPSSPVVLVPPLKKRRKTVSFSTDENDSKMQPPTATLSPSPSQMAGESPLLSSGRPSDLHATAAGTTSTRPSQGIQLLPFASKPGEGNALIVPPPGRTQDSDESKKGPPVSPQTTPVKSPGKRGAGKDSPKSPAPPVMVCRTVQNLPLDHASMCRMAFEEAPPLPPVNKRSRGRPRTTSLSASSCHSLREEDEDEEESEQRLRLREQLGASSLLQLASASSTDLSVLADIALKMDPDAGDSEETETSDEAEEQKMEDDLFSPELLALVMNPEGVIALMEHNYCKPPVLTAPPSTKRTSTRQDSSVLLPADLNSISGVLEAPEEVIGEALPSRGDTGEYLSAMGVPFDSEDVGQAAAVPPSAKKKSVIGKGLEHEKDESKKRRRKDKENLEAHQTKKQEHQGKKLKKRKLEDSEEDVDVEELESGELSSTDTEDEVVEEVRKSERLFLQEAGITSSQRLQKPVPAPEPLAVKFDNRSEFEQMTILYDIWNSGLDGEDLLLLKKTYEKLLQDDHSSDWLNDTHWVTHTITNLPNPRRKKKSTDGQLREHVTGCARSEGYYAISRKEKDVYLDLDLPEQVIREVENVDSMGVNRVLSERRSEQRRLLTVIGTTAVMDSDLLKLNQLKFRKKKLRFGRSRIHEWGLFAMEPIAADEMVIEYVGQNIRQMVADNREKRYAQQGIGSSYLFRVDHDTIIDATKCGNLARFINHCCTPNCYAKVITIESQKKIVIYSKQAIAVNEEITYDYKFPLEENKIPCLCGTENCRGTLN from the exons CCTCAGGCCCCAACGCAGCCACAGCCACAGCCTGATACG TCATCTGAAACCAGGCGGAGGCTCTCTAGTGACCTTGCGGTTTTGGCAGCAGGGGTCCAGGCCCTCACATCAGGAAGTGTTACCCCTTGCTCTGCGGAAACTGGCTTCAGTGATCAGCGCCTGGACACACCCCCCTCCACCATGGCAGGCCCCTTCACCCCATGCTCCTCTGCTTCGACTCAGAGTGGTGGGGGAACACCTTACAGCTCCAGATCTGGGACTCCTTTCTCACAAGACTCTGGTTACGCCGGGGCCAG GCATACTGGCTTTAACACTGGCACTTTGGGTAGCGGCTACCCTCCCCAGGACATGTTaccttcctcttcctcgtcttctGCAGTCTCATCTACTGTTGGGGGATACAAAGTGTCCCGCTACTCTGAGGATGCACAGGAGCCTTCAGTGTATCATCGAGGTCGCCCCATGTACCCCCCAACCACATCTTACCGTCCTAATGAGCCACCATGCTATCCCCCATACCCAAATGTTGGAGGGCCTGGGCAACACATGGCGCACCACTCCTCAATGCCTCCACCACCCCTTGCAACCCAATATGATCAGCCCGCAATGTCGGACAGGGACCGAGACAGAGACTCAGGTGGGCGCTACGGTGCAGGGGGGATTGGTTCCAGAAGGTCATCTTACCATCACCAGCAGGACACAAACTCTTCCTCAAAGTACCATACACATCACTCCCATCACCACTCAGAACGCAGGGATGACAGGGGGTACAGGCGAGACAGCCTGGGCTCCCGTTCAGGTGACCATAGCCACCAGAGACACCGCAATCACCACCATTCTCACAACCACCATGGTAGCAGCAGCCGCAGACGGAGCAGCCACGACCGGGACAGAGATCGAGATAGAGATGGTGACTTCTCCAACAGCTCTGACCCCAGATACAATTCCAACTCCTACCGCTCTTCTTCTAACAGTATGTCTCCCCCACCCTCATCTTACTCTGCCTACTCTTCCAAAGAGCCTGCCCCCACCAATCCTCAGGGATTGGAAGTTTCCACCCTTCAAGGGTGCCCAAGCCTCGCTGACAGGGGTGCGCTGCCTTCAGTAGGTGCTGACAAAGACTATCATGCTGGTCACCACAGTGCTCTGCCTCCACCCCCACCGCCCCCTCCGCCCCTCCCACCAGCTTCTGTTATTGCAGCGGCTGTAGCTGAGACACTTGGAACAATGGACTTTAGCCAGGATAGTCCAGCCCGCGAAGAGCAGTGGACAAAGCCCAAACGCCGTCCAAGCACCCCACCAGCACCGCCGAAGACACCCCCACCTTCCTCACCGCCTCATCCCTCCATaacttcctcctctgcctctccttcctccacctCACTCCCTCATCACCTACCCCCTTCCTCCAGCTCCCCGCAACCTCCCCAACGTGACTCCTCTTCACCAGAACCAGATTCCACCAATGAGAGTTTACCCTTCGCTTACCATAGCAGCAGCCTTGACTCTCGTATTGAGATGCTCCTTAAGGAACAGAAAGCAAAATTTTCCTTCCTTGCCTctgatgaggaagatgaagatgatagGAAAGAGGACAAGCAGAGGGGTTCACGTGGGGACAGAGGAGAGCGAAGAGGTGGGTCAGGTGATTTAACAGGGGAGCACACAGGTGGCAATCAGATGGGAGACAATGGAGAGAAGGACCACCGGAGGAAAGGGGAAAGGGACAGAGATggaaacagaggaaggaaacggggaaagggaggagagggtagaaaAAGTCCCACTGTacttaatgcaaacacaccatCCTCTTCCACCTATTCTCCACACATCCCGCCACCAGAGGAGCCCCAGGCCCAAGTTGGCCTCGCTGGGCCTGGAGCTTTGCAGGTGGAGTCTTCACTGGCTGGATTTGCTGATAAACAGAGCACAACAGGAGCACACACACCACCTTTTAATGGACAGAGCCAG tcctCCCCTAACTCCTCAGGGGAAGACATGGAGATatcagatgaggaggaggaggagtcaacCATAACAACGGTGAACACCCACCAGCCCTCAGTCACCTCAGGTTCTTCACCCTCTTCGTCCCAGGCTGCCATGCCTTCACAAACAACTGACCCCTCATCTTCACCCCCACCCATCTCTGACTCTGCACAGCACTTTGGTACCTCCATGCACCCTCCCATGCCCTCCTACCCTCCTCAtttgcctcctcctccacctcctggttATTCCCTCCAGCTCCCACCTCCCCCAGGGATCCCTCCTCTTCCCCACATGGAGCTGCACCCTGAGTATCCTCCTCCCATGCCCCATCACATGTATGACTATGCCAGCTCCATGGAGCTGATGAACCAGTACAGCGGTGGAGCTCCTATGTCTTTCCAAATGCAGACCCACATGTTAAGTCGCCTTCACCAGCTACGTATGTCGTCATCCAATGGCACTCCATGCCCTGGTGAGGCAGCCACTGCTGACTACACTTCCTACCACCTCCACTCTATGCCACCACACTCACATCACCCTTACATAGACCAAGAGGATAGTGGGGCGGGTGCTCATTACGACCAGGACCACCGCTACATGCCCCCTCATATGCCCTACCCCTACCCTGACCCTCACAGCACTCAGATACCACCCCATCCACACCATGGCATCCAACCTCCCCACACAAGCTGGCCGCCACATGTCTTGCCAACACACTACCCATCTTACATGCCCCCACCTGGCTATGGCACCATGCTGCCAGGGGATGGAGATGAGTACAGGGCTCCAGGGGAGGAGATGCCCATGCTGGCTGAGAATCCACATGAGGCCACGGTGCAGATGGTCCTGGCCACTCTGATccaggaaatgaaaaacatcatgcAGAGAGACCTGAACCGCAAGATGGTGGAGAATGTTGCTTTTGCCACCTTTGATGAGTGGTGGGAGAGGAAAGAGACCAAGGCTAAG CCTTTCCAGACAATGGTCAGGGGGGTGTCTGCCTTACGGGATgatgagaaaaaagaggaaaaggtcaACCGTCCACGGGAGCCTCTCACGTCTCTTGTGGATTGGGCAAAGAGCGGTGGCGTGGAGGGCTTTTCTCTTCGAGGAGCACTACGACTGCCATCCTTCAAG GTAAAGAGGAAAGAACCTCAGGAGCTTGAAGAAGGAGACATGAAAAGGCCACGACCTTCAACCCCACCAGACGAGGATGACGAAG CTGCTGATGGGAGAATGCCAGAGGCGGACAGGCATTCAGCTGAAAGGGACAACAAGAGGAGGAAAGCGAAGCCAAGGAATCGTAAACCGTGGGAGCTTGACAGCGAGGGAGAGGAAACATCGGATGGCTCCTCGACGGAAAAG gaggatgaggaaggagaggaaagtgAAAAGGAGTCTGATG atGATGCCCTTAGCgctgacagtgatgatgagagcctctcctcgtcctccgatggctcttcctcttctgcatcctcatcttcttctgaggatgaggaggaaggagagaggcctGAGAGTGAAGGACCAGACACCATGGATGAGTCGACCATAGACAGCACAACAGAGAAAGAAGATTACAG GCAAAATAACGCAGCAGCAGTTCCAAAGGCAGAAGTAAAAACAG GTGAAGCCAAGAACAGCAAGGCAGATACAACAGCACCTACCAAGCGGCCTCCATCACCACCATACCCGCGTCCTTCGTCCCCGGTTGTTCTTGTGCCCCCTCTCAAAAAACGCAGGAAAACAGTCTCGTTTTCAACAGACGAGAACGACAGCAAAATGCAGCCGCCAACTGCAACATTATCTCCATCTCCCTCACAAATGGCTGGTGAGTCTCCCCTCCTTTCTTCTGGGAGACCCTCAGACTTACACGCAACTGCTGCTGGAACCACCTCAACTCGTCCCTCCCAAGGCATCCAGCTTCTCCCCTTTGCCTCAAAACCAGGTGAAGGCAACGCCCTCATTGTGCCCCCACCTGGACGAACTCAAGACTCTGATGAATCCAAAAAGGGACCCCCTGTTTCTCCCCAGACCACCCCTGTCAAATCCCCTGGCAAACGGGGTGCAGGCAAAGACTCCCCCAAATCTCCCGCACCTCCTGTTATGGTGTGCCGCACTGTGCAAAACCTGCCACTGGATCACGCTTCTATGTGCAGGATGGCCTTTGAGGAGGCTCCTCCACTGCCTCCTGTTAATAAACGGTCCAGAGGCAGACCCCGGACAACTAGCTTGTCTGCTTCATCCTGTCACTCCCtcagagaggaagatgaggatgaggaagaaagtgagcagaGGTTAAGACTCAGAGAGCAGCTTGGGGCGTCTAGCCTCCTGCAGCTGGCTTCAGCCTCATCCACTGATCTGTCTGTGTTGGCTGACATAGCCTTGAAAATGGACCCTGATGCTGGGGactcagaggagacagagacgtCTGACgaggcagaggagcagaagatgGAAGATGATCTCTTCTCCCCAGAGTTACTGGCACTGGTTATGAACCCAGAGGGTGTAATTGCCCTCATGGAGCACAACTACTGCAAACCCCCTGTTCTCACAGCACCACCCAGCACCAAAAGGACTTCCACCAGACAAGACTCTTCTGTCTtgctcccagcagacctcaacTCTATTTCTGGGGTGCTTGAGGCCCCAGAGGAGGTAATTGGAGAGGCGCTACCATCCAGGGGAGATACAGGAGAATACTTGTCTGCAATGGGAGTGCCTTTTGATTCTGAGGATGTTGGCCAGGCTGCAGCTGTACCTCCATCAGCAAAGAAGAAGAGCGTCATTGGTAAGGGTTTGGAACATGAAAAGGACGAGagcaaaaagagaagaagaaaagacaaagaaaaccttGAGGCTCATCAAACTAAAAAACAGGAACATCAGGGCAAGAAACTGAAGAAGCGGAAGCTAGAG gACTCTGAGGAAGATGTGGACGTGGAGGAGCTTGAGTCCGGCGAGCTTTCCAGCACAGACACGGAGGATGAGGTGGTTGAAGAGGTGAGGAAGAGCGAACGCCTCTTTCTGCAGGAGGCAGGCATAACGTCGTCCCAGCGTTTGCAGAAACCTGTTCCTGCACCCGAGCCTCTTGCCGTGAAGTTTGACAACCGCAGTGAGTTTGAGCAGATGACTATCCTGTATGACATCTGGAACTCTGGTCTGGATGGTGAAGACCTGTTGTTGCTGAAGAAGACTTATGAGAAGCTGCTCCAGGACGACCACAGCTCTGACTGGCTCAATGATACTCACTGGGTCACCCACACGA TAACCAATTTGCCGAACCCTCGGCGTAAGAAGAAGAGCACAGATGGGCAACTTCGTGAGCATGTTACTGGTTGTGCCAGGAGCGAGGGCTACTATGCCATCAGCCGCAAGGAGAAGGATGTGTATCTGGACCTGGATCTACCTGAGCAGGTCATACGGGAAGTGGAGAACGTCGACAGCATG ggtGTTAACCGGGTTCTGTCAGAGAGACGCTCAGAGCAGCGACGACTCCTCACAGTCATCGGCACAACAGCTGTTATGGACTCTGACCTGCTGAAGCTCAACCAGCTCAAG TTCCGCAAAAAGAAGCTTCGTTTTGGACGCAGCAGGATCCATGAGTGGGGCCTGTTCGCCATGGAGCCCATTGCTGCTGATGAGATGGTCATTGAGTATGTGGGTCAGAACATCAGACAG ATGGTTGCTGACAACAGAGAGAAGCGGTACGCACAGCAGGGCATCGGGAGCAGCTACTTGTTCAGAGTGGACCACGACACAATTATAGACGCCACCAAGTGTGGCAACCTGGCACGATTCATCAACCACTGCTGCACT CCAAACTGCTACGCTAAGGTCATCACCATAGAGTCTCAGAAAAAGATTGTGATCTACTCAAAGCAGGCCATCGCCGTCAACGAAGAAATCACCTACGACTACAAATTCCCCCTGGAGGAGAACAAGATCCCTTGCTTGTGCGGAACAGAGAACTGCCGTGGGACACTCAACTAG